In a genomic window of Streptomyces katrae:
- a CDS encoding WXG100 family type VII secretion target: protein MATTNFDGYSHEQLLAMIASLDPETVKTRATQLADAAKALNEIGESLKNHQVKGWEGEAAHAFHDWVSRAGNATLTLGKYSDAGSTWMTHAAQTMVEVKANTPKYDKGAADNLEAARKSHNDPDAQQIGQTAHAKLTADHEQAVQQLTKLAQSYDASATQLSRTEAPTFPPPPAVFAPQGVDFEEISRPRGDGAAAGPSGSGVSTHAVVSPSGGGPSADAGLTQSHTSSDAGRPASAPPSPSPQGIPGRGVNVDLDHVATLPDKTLPPTPGLPVGPGPSVPGGNPPSNGLILPPPLPPIGGPPSLGGGSLTVPRAPGGIGGKVGGIPVPSPRDTGIVGGRQIATGGPSANIPRGTVIGAEGPYAGGSRGMPGMMGGGLGGAHGASGSPVTGRRLAMEPGGVVGGRQATAGGQPFTQGGSGLVRNGAGVGAVGHGGTASPASPRRRGGQDGNRPDYLTEDEETWQGDRRVVPPVID from the coding sequence ATGGCGACGACGAACTTCGACGGCTACTCGCACGAGCAGTTGCTCGCGATGATCGCCTCCCTCGACCCGGAGACGGTCAAGACGCGCGCCACGCAGCTGGCGGACGCGGCGAAGGCGCTCAACGAGATCGGCGAGAGCCTGAAGAACCACCAGGTCAAGGGCTGGGAGGGCGAGGCGGCCCACGCCTTCCACGACTGGGTGAGCCGCGCGGGCAACGCCACGCTGACCCTGGGCAAGTACAGCGACGCGGGCAGCACGTGGATGACGCACGCCGCCCAGACGATGGTCGAGGTCAAGGCCAACACCCCGAAGTACGACAAGGGGGCGGCCGACAACCTGGAGGCGGCCCGCAAGTCCCACAACGACCCGGACGCCCAGCAGATCGGCCAGACGGCCCACGCCAAACTGACGGCGGACCACGAACAGGCGGTCCAGCAACTGACGAAACTGGCCCAGTCCTACGACGCCTCGGCAACCCAACTGAGCCGCACGGAGGCTCCTACGTTTCCGCCACCGCCAGCGGTGTTCGCGCCGCAGGGCGTCGATTTCGAGGAGATCTCCCGCCCTCGGGGGGACGGCGCTGCAGCCGGGCCTTCTGGTTCCGGTGTTTCGACCCATGCCGTGGTATCGCCCAGTGGTGGCGGCCCTTCCGCGGATGCGGGGTTGACGCAGTCTCACACCTCATCTGATGCGGGACGACCTGCGTCTGCGCCGCCGTCGCCCTCCCCGCAGGGCATCCCGGGCCGTGGCGTGAATGTGGATCTTGACCATGTCGCGACCCTTCCGGACAAGACTCTGCCTCCGACCCCGGGTCTGCCTGTCGGGCCCGGCCCGAGCGTGCCTGGTGGGAACCCTCCCAGCAACGGCCTGATCCTGCCACCGCCATTGCCCCCAATCGGTGGACCGCCATCGTTGGGCGGCGGCTCGCTAACCGTGCCCCGGGCCCCAGGTGGCATTGGCGGCAAGGTGGGTGGCATCCCGGTTCCGTCGCCGCGCGATACAGGCATCGTGGGTGGCCGACAGATCGCCACAGGTGGACCCAGCGCCAATATTCCGCGAGGCACGGTCATCGGAGCTGAAGGCCCGTACGCGGGTGGCAGCCGCGGGATGCCCGGCATGATGGGTGGCGGCCTCGGTGGTGCGCACGGCGCTTCAGGCAGTCCGGTCACTGGTCGGAGGCTAGCGATGGAACCGGGTGGCGTTGTCGGGGGCCGTCAGGCCACGGCTGGTGGCCAGCCGTTCACCCAGGGAGGGTCGGGCCTTGTTCGCAATGGAGCGGGCGTCGGTGCCGTGGGCCATGGTGGCACGGCCTCCCCGGCATCGCCCCGTCGCCGTGGAGGCCAGGACGGCAATCGCCCGGACTACCTGACTGAAGACGAAGAGACCTGGCAGGGTGACCGTCGTGTTGTGCCGCCAGTGATCGACTGA
- a CDS encoding DUF2563 family protein, producing MAGETTPGLLGGGNIAGGVADAVMRQAKALEVEYESLTDAKKRVDALLKKLDGSEADAGKLAHGSLPAGTLGTGFAEAESLFKAYDTVHSELQKLSQGLAGQIEALGIAIQTAGKGYAGVDEDTQARMRALIRRSKEEYVEDRDPLIQQQKEAQKQHQGSSAPATPTPTPSTSKGTI from the coding sequence GTGGCAGGCGAAACCACGCCGGGACTGCTGGGCGGCGGCAACATCGCCGGAGGTGTGGCGGACGCGGTGATGCGCCAGGCGAAGGCGCTCGAAGTCGAGTACGAGTCGCTGACCGACGCCAAGAAGCGGGTCGACGCCCTGCTGAAGAAGCTGGACGGCTCCGAGGCGGACGCCGGCAAACTCGCCCACGGCTCCCTCCCCGCCGGCACCCTCGGCACGGGCTTCGCGGAGGCGGAGTCCCTGTTCAAGGCGTACGACACGGTCCACAGCGAGCTCCAGAAGCTGTCGCAGGGCCTGGCCGGGCAGATCGAGGCGCTCGGCATCGCCATCCAGACGGCGGGCAAGGGCTATGCCGGAGTCGACGAGGACACGCAGGCGAGGATGCGGGCCCTCATCAGGCGCTCGAAGGAGGAGTACGTAGAGGACCGCGACCCCCTCATCCAGCAGCAGAAGGAAGCCCAGAAGCAGCACCAGGGCTCTTCCGCCCCGGCCACCCCGACCCCGACTCCGAGCACGTCGAAGGGCACGATCTGA
- a CDS encoding xanthine dehydrogenase family protein molybdopterin-binding subunit, producing the protein MSGQDAATATTTTTTTTTMTMATLNGGADGDGDGGGTGDQRPARGIGASVPSADTRAKTEGTYPYAADLWAEGLLWAAVLRSPHAHARIRSIDTSAAVEMPGVRAVITHADVPGATTHGRRIADRPVFAHDVVRHHGEPIAAVAADHPDTARLAAAAIAVEYELLDAVTDPEQSFGAAPLHPDGNLIRHIPLRYGDPDATGEVVVEGLYRIGRQDPAPIGAEAGLAVPRPDGGVEIYTASTDPHTDRDLAAACFGLDPDRVRVVVTGVPGATADREDPAFQLPLGLLALRTGCPVKLAATREESFLGHAHRHPTLLRYRHHADAEGRLVKVEAQILMDAGAYADASAESLAAAVAFACGPYVVPHAFVEGWAVRTNNPPSGHVRGEGAMQVCAAYEGQMDKLAAALGIDGAELRLRNVLATGDLLPTGQTVTCPAPVAELLRSVRDFPLPSLPKDTPEEDWLLPGGPEGAGEPGAVRRGVGYGVGMVHMLGAEGADEVSTATVKVVGGTATVICAAVDTGQGFATLARQIVQEVLGIDEVTCAPVDTDQPPAGPSAHGRHTWVSGGAVERAAKMVRTQLLQPMAHKLGMSTELLQIQDGRITSYDGAFSLSVAEAIEGKELWATAQCRPHPTEPLDDHGQGDAFVGLAFCAVRAVVDVDIELGTVRVVELAVAQDVGRVLNPRQLEARIEAGVTQGVGAALTENLRSVAGLVRHPDLTGYALPTSLDAPAVRIVRLVEERDVVAPFGAKAASAVPVVTTPAAVASAVRAATGRPVNRIPIRPSAAVAVPNS; encoded by the coding sequence GTGAGCGGGCAGGACGCGGCCACGGCGACGACCACGACCACCACGACCACCACCATGACCATGGCGACGCTCAACGGCGGCGCCGACGGCGACGGTGACGGCGGCGGCACGGGCGACCAGCGCCCCGCGCGCGGAATCGGAGCCTCCGTCCCCTCGGCGGACACCCGTGCCAAGACCGAGGGCACCTACCCCTACGCCGCCGACCTGTGGGCCGAGGGCCTGCTGTGGGCCGCCGTGCTGCGCTCCCCGCACGCCCACGCCCGTATCCGTTCCATCGACACCTCGGCCGCCGTCGAGATGCCCGGCGTGCGGGCCGTCATCACCCACGCCGACGTCCCCGGCGCCACCACCCACGGCCGCCGCATCGCCGACCGGCCGGTCTTCGCCCACGACGTCGTGCGCCACCACGGCGAGCCCATCGCCGCCGTGGCCGCCGACCACCCCGACACGGCCCGCCTCGCGGCCGCCGCCATCGCCGTCGAGTACGAGCTCCTCGACGCCGTCACCGACCCCGAGCAGTCCTTCGGCGCCGCCCCGCTCCACCCGGACGGCAACCTGATCCGGCACATCCCGCTGCGCTACGGCGACCCGGACGCCACGGGCGAGGTGGTCGTCGAGGGCCTCTACCGCATCGGCCGCCAGGACCCGGCCCCCATCGGCGCCGAGGCCGGCCTCGCCGTGCCCCGCCCCGACGGCGGCGTCGAGATCTACACCGCCTCCACCGACCCGCACACCGACCGCGACCTCGCCGCCGCCTGCTTCGGCCTCGACCCGGACCGCGTCCGCGTCGTCGTCACCGGCGTCCCCGGCGCCACCGCCGACCGCGAGGACCCCGCCTTCCAGCTCCCGCTCGGCCTCCTCGCCCTGCGCACCGGCTGCCCGGTCAAACTGGCCGCCACCCGCGAGGAGTCCTTCCTCGGCCACGCCCACCGCCACCCCACCCTGCTGCGCTACCGCCACCACGCGGACGCCGAGGGCCGGCTGGTCAAGGTCGAGGCGCAGATCCTGATGGACGCCGGCGCCTACGCCGACGCCTCCGCGGAATCCCTCGCGGCGGCCGTGGCCTTCGCGTGCGGCCCGTACGTGGTCCCGCACGCTTTCGTGGAGGGCTGGGCGGTCCGCACGAACAACCCGCCCTCCGGCCACGTGCGCGGCGAGGGCGCCATGCAGGTCTGCGCGGCCTACGAGGGCCAGATGGACAAACTCGCGGCCGCCCTTGGCATCGACGGCGCGGAACTGCGCCTGCGCAACGTCCTCGCCACCGGCGACCTCCTGCCCACCGGCCAGACCGTCACCTGCCCGGCGCCGGTGGCCGAACTCCTCCGTTCGGTCCGCGACTTCCCCCTTCCCTCCCTCCCCAAGGACACCCCGGAGGAGGACTGGCTGCTGCCCGGCGGCCCCGAGGGCGCGGGCGAGCCCGGTGCGGTGCGGCGCGGCGTCGGCTACGGCGTGGGTATGGTCCACATGCTCGGCGCGGAGGGCGCCGACGAGGTGTCCACCGCCACCGTGAAGGTGGTCGGCGGCACCGCCACTGTCATCTGCGCGGCCGTCGACACCGGCCAGGGCTTCGCCACCCTCGCCCGCCAGATCGTCCAGGAGGTGCTGGGCATCGACGAGGTGACCTGCGCCCCCGTGGACACCGACCAGCCGCCCGCGGGCCCCTCCGCCCACGGCCGCCACACCTGGGTCTCGGGCGGGGCCGTCGAGCGGGCCGCGAAGATGGTCCGCACGCAGCTCCTCCAGCCGATGGCCCACAAGCTCGGTATGTCCACCGAACTCCTCCAGATCCAGGACGGCCGGATCACGTCGTACGACGGCGCCTTCTCCCTCTCGGTGGCGGAAGCCATAGAGGGCAAGGAGCTCTGGGCGACGGCCCAGTGCCGCCCGCACCCCACCGAGCCGCTGGACGACCACGGCCAGGGCGACGCCTTCGTGGGCCTGGCCTTCTGCGCGGTCCGCGCGGTGGTCGACGTGGACATCGAACTCGGCACGGTCCGGGTGGTGGAGCTGGCCGTCGCGCAGGACGTGGGCCGCGTCCTCAACCCCCGCCAGCTGGAGGCCCGTATCGAAGCGGGCGTCACCCAGGGCGTCGGCGCGGCCCTGACGGAGAACCTCCGCTCGGTCGCCGGCCTGGTCCGCCACCCCGACCTGACGGGCTACGCCCTGCCGACGTCCCTGGACGCCCCGGCGGTGCGGATCGTCCGGCTGGTGGAGGAACGGGACGTGGTGGCCCCGTTCGGTGCGAAGGCCGCGAGCGCGGTCCCGGTGGTGACGACCCCGGCGGCGGTGGCCTCGGCGGTGCGCGCGGCGACGGGGCGGCCGGTGAACAGGATCCCGATCCGGCCATCCGCGGCGGTGGCGGTGCCCAACTCGTAG
- a CDS encoding 2Fe-2S iron-sulfur cluster-binding protein, which produces MSENENVSGTSGDAQNMGNGGAGGAAAGAGWGWEPVPHGGDYDSDATAFVQLPQDMLDALDTGEPLAAPGHGFVPPPMIMPLGSSGSTDPSATGTWTMPAQWPAAGGAAGQAEAADAAPAAPSRAPIPASIPLPASVAAAFAAAEPEAHAEFHGGARPDAAQDGRAQPGSRLASHAGAHGTAQHGEPGEFAEFAGHGEYAESAGHAESGGFAGHAGHGESGEFAEPAQFAERAEPVGFAEQRHVQHYAGPHAGVDPGATAEWQFPEALHQDEESSATGHWTLPADLAGGGAGADAGGGGGVDGVGGIGGDGVGPDGFGLGRAAGSGAGAGRGGELPGGTGEFRAGGADGGWGQAPVTLPGGAQAPWAAAEVPGGPGAEAVAAAAEMPLSSGVLPGGGGQGPQGAGAGVPGRGPRVLGGPGVGTPLPEGYPQAGPEPESVLDAAPDIEASHGHGPAQPPAGDERPRPAEAEGADAAPGEGSAPAPVPGGTDGHGFGEGAGAPAGAEAAPAPGEDTADSAVPAPAGHDTGEFPLGEASYEEERQPAVAHHEHPSASYVLRVNGADRPVTGAWIGESLLYVLRERLGLAGAKDGCSQGECGACAVQVDGRLVASCLVPAATAAGSEVRTVEGLAQGGELSDVQQALCRSGGVQCGFCVPGMAMTIHDLLEGNHAPSELETRQALCGNLCRCSGYKGVIEAVREVIAEREATASQAAEAGAQAPAEALIPHQAPPGQGGVHGFDVPAPGPDGTFGGNGFDASAVFEASGGFDAGVPGPNGTLGGNGFEVPGGFEAVAGGPGGPGGPGGTLGGNGFDASAAFEPAPGADGTFGGNGFDPSGVAHAGGFDAFDALDTTGALGIPGTPGAAGGAAPGPHGFDGAHGPTHGTSSSSGFDGIHHNGGMA; this is translated from the coding sequence ATGAGTGAGAACGAGAACGTGAGCGGAACGAGCGGGGACGCGCAGAACATGGGGAACGGCGGCGCCGGGGGCGCGGCCGCAGGGGCCGGCTGGGGCTGGGAGCCGGTGCCGCACGGGGGCGACTACGACTCCGACGCCACCGCCTTCGTGCAGCTGCCGCAGGACATGCTGGACGCGCTCGACACCGGGGAGCCCCTCGCGGCGCCCGGGCACGGCTTCGTGCCGCCTCCGATGATCATGCCGCTGGGCTCGTCCGGCAGTACGGACCCCAGCGCCACCGGCACCTGGACGATGCCGGCCCAGTGGCCCGCGGCGGGCGGCGCGGCCGGGCAGGCCGAGGCCGCCGACGCGGCGCCGGCGGCTCCGTCCCGCGCGCCGATCCCCGCGTCGATCCCGCTCCCGGCGTCGGTGGCGGCCGCCTTCGCGGCGGCCGAGCCCGAGGCGCACGCGGAGTTCCACGGCGGCGCGCGGCCGGACGCCGCCCAGGACGGACGGGCGCAGCCCGGCTCCCGGCTGGCCTCCCACGCCGGGGCCCACGGGACGGCGCAGCACGGGGAGCCCGGGGAGTTCGCGGAGTTCGCGGGGCACGGGGAGTACGCGGAGTCCGCGGGGCATGCGGAGTCCGGGGGCTTCGCGGGGCATGCGGGGCACGGGGAGTCCGGGGAGTTCGCGGAGCCCGCGCAGTTCGCGGAGCGCGCGGAACCCGTGGGGTTCGCGGAGCAGCGGCACGTGCAGCACTACGCCGGCCCGCACGCCGGGGTGGACCCGGGGGCGACGGCCGAATGGCAGTTCCCGGAGGCGCTGCACCAGGACGAGGAGTCCTCGGCCACCGGGCACTGGACGCTGCCGGCCGACCTTGCGGGTGGCGGCGCGGGTGCGGATGCCGGTGGTGGGGGTGGCGTCGACGGTGTCGGCGGTATCGGTGGGGACGGTGTCGGCCCCGACGGTTTCGGGCTCGGCCGGGCTGCCGGAAGCGGCGCCGGTGCCGGGCGCGGCGGTGAGCTGCCCGGCGGGACCGGGGAGTTCCGGGCCGGCGGGGCGGACGGTGGCTGGGGCCAGGCCCCGGTGACGCTGCCGGGCGGGGCCCAGGCCCCCTGGGCGGCGGCCGAGGTGCCGGGCGGGCCGGGGGCGGAGGCCGTGGCGGCCGCGGCCGAGATGCCGCTGAGCTCCGGGGTGCTGCCGGGCGGCGGTGGCCAGGGGCCGCAGGGGGCCGGGGCCGGGGTGCCGGGGCGCGGGCCGAGGGTGCTGGGCGGTCCCGGTGTCGGGACCCCGCTGCCCGAGGGCTACCCCCAGGCCGGGCCGGAGCCCGAGTCCGTGCTGGACGCCGCCCCGGACATCGAGGCCTCGCACGGCCACGGCCCGGCGCAGCCCCCGGCGGGGGACGAGCGGCCGCGGCCGGCGGAGGCCGAGGGCGCCGACGCCGCACCGGGGGAGGGGTCCGCCCCCGCCCCGGTACCGGGCGGGACGGACGGGCACGGCTTCGGGGAGGGGGCCGGTGCCCCCGCCGGAGCGGAGGCCGCGCCCGCGCCGGGTGAGGACACCGCCGACAGCGCCGTGCCGGCCCCGGCCGGGCACGACACCGGGGAGTTCCCGCTCGGGGAGGCGTCGTACGAGGAGGAACGGCAGCCCGCCGTCGCCCATCACGAGCACCCTTCCGCGTCGTACGTCCTGCGCGTCAACGGCGCCGACCGGCCCGTCACCGGCGCCTGGATCGGCGAGTCCCTGCTCTACGTGCTGCGCGAGCGGCTCGGCCTGGCCGGCGCCAAGGACGGCTGCTCCCAGGGCGAGTGCGGGGCGTGCGCGGTGCAGGTCGACGGGCGGCTCGTCGCCTCCTGCCTGGTCCCGGCGGCCACCGCGGCCGGCTCCGAGGTCCGCACGGTCGAGGGCCTGGCCCAGGGCGGGGAACTCTCGGACGTGCAGCAGGCGTTGTGCAGGTCGGGCGGGGTGCAGTGCGGGTTCTGCGTGCCCGGCATGGCCATGACCATCCATGACCTGCTGGAGGGCAACCACGCCCCCAGCGAGCTGGAGACCCGCCAGGCGCTGTGCGGCAACCTCTGCCGCTGCTCCGGCTACAAGGGCGTCATCGAGGCGGTCCGCGAGGTCATCGCGGAGCGCGAGGCCACCGCGTCGCAGGCCGCGGAAGCGGGAGCGCAGGCCCCGGCGGAAGCGCTCATCCCGCACCAGGCGCCGCCGGGCCAGGGCGGCGTGCACGGCTTCGACGTCCCGGCCCCGGGCCCCGACGGGACGTTCGGCGGCAACGGCTTCGACGCCTCCGCCGTGTTCGAGGCGTCCGGCGGCTTCGACGCGGGCGTTCCCGGCCCGAACGGGACACTGGGCGGCAACGGCTTCGAGGTACCGGGCGGCTTCGAGGCCGTAGCCGGCGGCCCGGGCGGCCCCGGCGGCCCCGGCGGCACGCTGGGCGGCAACGGCTTCGACGCGTCGGCCGCGTTCGAGCCGGCCCCGGGCGCGGACGGGACCTTCGGCGGCAACGGCTTCGACCCGTCCGGCGTGGCCCACGCCGGCGGCTTCGACGCGTTCGACGCGCTCGACACGACGGGCGCCCTCGGCATCCCGGGCACCCCGGGCGCGGCCGGCGGCGCTGCCCCCGGCCCGCACGGGTTCGACGGCGCCCACGGCCCCACCCACGGCACCAGCAGCAGCAGCGGATTCGACGGGATCCACCACAACGGAGGCATGGCGTGA
- a CDS encoding FAD binding domain-containing protein encodes MTTHAPHTPHSAQGPHTPHSAPGQAAQSVMLPASLDEAVAALAAMPAAVPVAGGTDLMAAVNAGLLRPAALVGLGRINEIRGWQYQDGHALLGAGLTHARMGRPDFAALIPALATAARAAGPPQIRNAGTLGGNIATAAPTGDALPVLAALEAVLVIVGPGGSQREIPVSHLLAGREMLRPGELIGFVRVPLLHAPQVFLKATGRTGPGRAVASVGLVLDPARRGVRCAIGAVAPMPLRPLEAEQWVASLIDWDGDRSLAPEALEAFGEYVAAACVPDQGQQVSAGVLHLRRTVAVLARRALGRALTS; translated from the coding sequence TTGACCACGCACGCACCGCACACACCGCATTCGGCTCAGGGGCCGCACACCCCGCATTCGGCGCCGGGGCAGGCGGCGCAGTCCGTGATGCTGCCGGCCTCGCTCGACGAGGCCGTCGCGGCGCTCGCCGCCATGCCCGCGGCCGTCCCGGTGGCCGGTGGCACCGACCTCATGGCGGCGGTCAACGCCGGACTGCTGCGGCCCGCCGCGCTGGTGGGCCTCGGGCGGATCAACGAGATCCGCGGCTGGCAGTACCAGGACGGGCACGCCCTGCTCGGCGCCGGTCTGACCCACGCCCGGATGGGACGGCCGGATTTCGCCGCTCTGATCCCGGCGCTGGCCACGGCCGCGCGTGCGGCCGGCCCGCCGCAGATCCGCAACGCCGGCACCCTGGGCGGCAACATCGCGACGGCCGCGCCGACCGGTGACGCACTGCCCGTGCTGGCCGCGCTGGAGGCGGTGCTGGTCATCGTCGGCCCCGGCGGCTCGCAGCGCGAGATCCCCGTCTCCCACCTGCTCGCCGGGCGGGAGATGCTGCGTCCCGGCGAGCTGATCGGTTTCGTGCGGGTGCCGCTGCTGCACGCCCCCCAGGTGTTCCTGAAGGCCACGGGGCGGACGGGACCGGGGCGCGCGGTGGCCTCCGTGGGGCTCGTGCTGGACCCCGCGCGCCGGGGCGTGCGGTGTGCGATCGGCGCGGTGGCCCCGATGCCGCTGCGGCCGCTGGAGGCCGAGCAGTGGGTGGCCTCGCTGATCGACTGGGACGGGGACCGCAGTCTGGCCCCGGAGGCCCTGGAGGCCTTCGGCGAGTACGTCGCGGCGGCGTGCGTGCCCGACCAGGGGCAGCAGGTCTCCGCCGGAGTACTGCATCTGCGGCGCACCGTCGCCGTGCTGGCGCGCAGGGCCCTGGGGAGGGCGCTGACCTCATGA